In the Tindallia magadiensis genome, CAGAAAAAAGATAGGCATCTTGTTTTTAGATTTAGACGCGTTTAAAGCCGTTAATGATACGATGGGTCATGATAAAGGCGATCAGTTGCTAAAAAAGATTGCTAAGAGAATTTCTGAAAGAGTCAGAGAACATGATACGGTTTGTCGGTTTGGAGGCGATGAATTTTTGATTATGTTTCCGCAGATTGATCATGCTACTCAGGTGATGCAAGCGGCAGAAAAAATAATCAATGATTTAAAACAACCTGTAGTATTAGAAGGGCATCCCTTCTTCGTGACCGCCAGTGGTGGAATTTCGGTTTATCCTTTCGATGGAAAGGATGCAGATACGCTTATTAAAAATGCAGATTTATCCATGTACACGTCAAAAGAACAAGGGAAGAATCAAATTCATTTTTGCACCCCGGAAATGAAAGAAAAGATTAATGAAAGAGCCGAATTAATTCAAGACCTGCATCATGCCTTAGAGCGCAAGGAATTTGTTCTTCACTATCAACCTCAGGTGAGTGTTGCTACAAAAGAAATTGTTGGTTTGGAAGCCTTGATCAGGTGGCAGCATCCCACCAAGGGTCTTATAGCGCCAGGACAGTTTATTCCTTTAGCGGAACAGACAGGCCTCATTAAACCGATTGGGCGTTGGGTCATAGAAACGGCTTGTTTCCAGAGTAAACATTGGCAGAAAATGGGTGTTGGCAAAATGTTTATAAGTGTTAACCTTTCTGTAGAGCAGCTTCGTAAAGATAATATGGTGGAAGTCGTAAAAAAAACCTTGGAAAAAACAAAGCTGGATCCATCTTTGTTAGAACTGGAAATCACCGAGACAACAGCCATTAAAGAGCCAGAGTACATTGTCAAAACCTTGCATGATCTCAAAGAGTTGGGAGTTGCGATTTCTATTGATGATTTTGGAACGGAATACTCTTCTTTGAGCCGACTCCGAGAATTGCCCATCGATCGGATTAAAATGGCAATGCAATTTGTTCATGCGGTCACAAAAGGGCCAAAAGATGAAGCTATTGCCGTAGGGGTGATTAATCTGGCTAAAAGTATTGGATTAAAAGTTATTGCAGAGGGTGTGGAGATTGAAGAACAGTTAGCCTTTTTAGCGGATAGAATTTGCGATGAAGCTCAGGGACATTACCTGTATCAGCCCATGTCAGCAGAAGAAATAGAAGGTATGTTTATGAATCAAGTAAACACCGGATAAAAAGCGTGTTGGACTGAAGCTTTTCTTTAGGAATCCAGACGTTAATCCGATGCCAATCCTCTCGTTTGAAGAGCGAAATTAAGGATATATATAGTAACAGTAGGATATAGGAGAGGTGCAAAAATGGAAGGTGAGGTGGGATCGTGAAAAACCAGCAAATGGAAAGAATGCGGAAGGGAAAAGGGTTTATTGCAGCCTTGGATCAGAGCGGAGGAAGCACTCCGAAAGCCTTGGCTGAATATGGCATTCAGAAAGATGCCTACAAGAACGAAGAAGAAATGTTTGATTTGGTCCATGAGATGAGAACTCGTATTATGACCAGTCCGTGCTTTACCGGCGATAAAGTGGTGGGAGTCATTTTATTTGAGCAGACCATGGAACGAGAAGTTGAGAATATGCCAACGCCGGATTACTTATGGCAGAAGAAAGGAATCCTTCCTTTTTTAAAAGTAGATAAAGGACTGGAACCATTAAACGAAGGGGTTCAGTTAATGAAGCCGATTCCTGAACTGGAAAAACAACTGGAGAGGGCAAGAGCGAAAAATATTTTTGGAACAAAAATGCGCTCTGTCATTAAGGAAGCAAATCCAGAAGGCATTCAAAAAGTGATTAGCCAACAGTTTGAATACGGTAAACAAATAATCGATGCTGGATTGATGCCTATTTTAGAACCGGAGGTAGATATTCACAGCCCGGATAAGGAAGAATCAGAAAAAATCATGATGACTCAAATCCTGAAACATCTTAATATGCTGGAAGAGGAACAAAAAATCATGTTGAAATTATCCATCCCCAGCCAAGATTCATTCTACAGCGAACTGGTAAACCATCCAAAGGTTTTGCGTGTCGTTGCTCTTTCGGGAGGATATAGTCGTGACGAAGCTGTAGAGCTTTTGGAAAAAAATCCAGGCGTTATTGCCAGTTTTTCACGGGCATTGCTGGGAGGATTGTCAGCACAGCAAAGCGATGAGGCCTTTGATCAAGTACTCAATGCATCCATAGGAAAAATATATCAAGCATCGATCACATAAAAAATCACCTAAACCAATACCCCTTAATCCCTTTGATTTCAGAAGGGATTTTTTTCGTAGTGCTCAATTACAATAGAAGCGAAGTCTCTTTGTTCTGTGTGGTTATTGGATAAATTGAGTCAAAAATACTCGGAATTTTCTGGGAATAAGGAGGAAATATGGGTATTTTTCCAAGAAGGAAAAGGGGGGATAAGAATGGAAGGCTGTTCAGAAGAAGAAGCTATCAAAAACATAACCTCTATTTTAGGAACGAATAATTATCGCATGAAACCCGTTGGGAACCACAGCTTGGGAAGACATTTAGTATATCGGGTAGAATATCCCCACGGCAATCCTATGATTTACAAACAATATTGCAAAAAAAATCGAAGGGTAAGAGAAGTGATTGCTTTGGAGAAATTGTTTGAGTCAGAAGTTCCTTGTCCCCAAATTGAAAGCTATGGTACAACGGATTTGGGAATTGAGTGGTTGATGCTGAACTTTTTGGAAGGTGATATGCTAGATTCTCAGTGGGAAGTACTGAACAGCCGACAGAAAGAAAGTTGCTTTCATCAAATGGGCAAAATACTTTCTCTCATTCATTCCGTAGAAACCTACAACTACTTTGGTTATTGGACAAGAAAAAACAGTGTTTTTCCAAAGAGTATCGATTATTATACCGAATTTTGCCGACGAAATGAAGTGGTATGGTGCCATCTTCAAAAGCAAACCTTACCAGATTTTCCGTTATTGAAGAAAGCTGTTGAAAAAATAAACGAGCAGGCAGAGGAAGTCAAAGAGATCAAAGAAGCCAGATTGGTTCATCAGGATTACGATGGACGGAATATATTAGTATCAACAAAAGCAGAACCAGTTAGCATCACTGGTATTCTCGATTTTGAGCAAAGTTGTGCTGGGAATGCTGAAATCGATTTAGCGGATGTATATGCCAGATATTTTCTTCATTCCAAGACTTACGAAAAGTCCTTTCTCCGGGGGTATCAGGAACATCTCCCAATTGATCCCGGCTTTTTCCAAAGATTACCTCTATATATTCTTCATAAAGGAATAACGATTTGTAGCTGGTCTTATCAACAGGCACCATTATACTATCGGGAAGGAATAGAGATGATAAAACAAATGCTGAATCGATGATAAAAAGGAGGAAAACCTATGTCAATGCATGATTTTATGAATGAAGTGGCCGCTTCTAACCCTGATCAGCCAGAATTTCTTCAGGCGGTGAAAGAAGTTGTGGAGTCTGTATGGCCGGTCTATCAATCAAAAGACAGCTTTAGAGAAAATAAAGTGCTTTCTCGGTTGGTAGAACCAGAAAGGCAAGTAATTTTTCGGGTTACCTGGGTAGATGATGATGGCGAAGTGCAAGTCAACAGAGGATACCGCATACAGTTTAATAGCGCTATAGGCCCCTATAAAGGTGGTATGCGGTTTCATCCGACGGTTAATTTATCCATCTTAAAATTTCTGGGCTTTGAACAGATTTTCAAAAATAGTTTAACGACGTTGCCTATGGGTGGAGGAAAAGGTGGTTCGGACTTTGATCCCAAGGGAAAATCCGATGGCGAAGTCATGCGGTTCTGTCAAAACCTGATGTTGGAAATGTACCGGCATATCGGACCGGATACAGATGTGCCAGCAGGCGATATAGGGGTGGGAAAAAGAGAAATTGGATATATGTTTGGTACTTACTGCAAAATACGTAATGATTTTACTGGGGTTTATACCGGGAAAGGCAGGGAATGGGGAGGTAGTCTTTTAAGACCTCAAGCGACAGGGTTTGGTTGTGTTTACTTTGCGGAAGATATGCTGAACTATCGTGGCGATTCTTTAGAAGGAAAAACAGTGCTGGTTTCGGGATCTGGAAATGTGGCACAATACGCCATTCAAAAAGTGAATGAAATGGGTGGAAAAGTAGTAACGATATCTGATTCCTCTGGATATATCTATGATCCGGAGGGAGTTAAAGGTGAAAAATGGGACTATTTGCTAGAACTAAAAAATCAACGAAGAGGAAGGGTAAAAGAATATGCCGATACCTTTGGTGTGGAATTTCATGCCGGAAAAAGACCTTGGTCAGTTCCTGGCGAAGTAGCTTTTCCCTGTGCAACGCAAAATGAAATTAGTGGAGAAGAAGCAAGAACACTTGTGAAAAATGGCTGTATTTGTGTCTCGGAAGGTGCTAATATGCCAGCTATGCCAGAAGCAGTGGAAGTGTTTCAAAAAGAAAAAGTATTATTTGCTCCCGGAAAAGCGGCTAATGCAGGTGGGGTATCGACGTCTGGACTGGAAATGTCACAAAACAGTCTGAGGATTAGCTGGACAGCAGAAGAAATAGATCAAAAACTTCGGGGAATTATGAAAGCCATTCATGAACAATGTGTTGAGCACGGTAAAAAAGGAAAAGAAGTTGACTATGTTAAAGGAGCAAACGTAGCTGGATTTCTTAAAGTGGCCAATGCGATGGTTGATCGAGGCGTGTTGTAGTAAAGTAATTCCAGGAGGTGCTTAACCTATGGAAAATTTGAATTACCTCGCTTATCGGCTATTACAGGCTGCTGGGAGAGAAAAAAGCAGAGTGACCTTTCTTCGGGCGGTCTATCAGCTGATCAAAAAAGAATTAAAGGAAGATATTGTCCGACTGTTTTTTTGTTATGAAAACCAACTTTACGAGTTTTTACCAGCCGGGCA is a window encoding:
- the gdhA gene encoding NADP-specific glutamate dehydrogenase — translated: MSMHDFMNEVAASNPDQPEFLQAVKEVVESVWPVYQSKDSFRENKVLSRLVEPERQVIFRVTWVDDDGEVQVNRGYRIQFNSAIGPYKGGMRFHPTVNLSILKFLGFEQIFKNSLTTLPMGGGKGGSDFDPKGKSDGEVMRFCQNLMLEMYRHIGPDTDVPAGDIGVGKREIGYMFGTYCKIRNDFTGVYTGKGREWGGSLLRPQATGFGCVYFAEDMLNYRGDSLEGKTVLVSGSGNVAQYAIQKVNEMGGKVVTISDSSGYIYDPEGVKGEKWDYLLELKNQRRGRVKEYADTFGVEFHAGKRPWSVPGEVAFPCATQNEISGEEARTLVKNGCICVSEGANMPAMPEAVEVFQKEKVLFAPGKAANAGGVSTSGLEMSQNSLRISWTAEEIDQKLRGIMKAIHEQCVEHGKKGKEVDYVKGANVAGFLKVANAMVDRGVL
- a CDS encoding phosphotransferase family protein, with the protein product MEGCSEEEAIKNITSILGTNNYRMKPVGNHSLGRHLVYRVEYPHGNPMIYKQYCKKNRRVREVIALEKLFESEVPCPQIESYGTTDLGIEWLMLNFLEGDMLDSQWEVLNSRQKESCFHQMGKILSLIHSVETYNYFGYWTRKNSVFPKSIDYYTEFCRRNEVVWCHLQKQTLPDFPLLKKAVEKINEQAEEVKEIKEARLVHQDYDGRNILVSTKAEPVSITGILDFEQSCAGNAEIDLADVYARYFLHSKTYEKSFLRGYQEHLPIDPGFFQRLPLYILHKGITICSWSYQQAPLYYREGIEMIKQMLNR
- a CDS encoding fructose bisphosphate aldolase, producing the protein MKNQQMERMRKGKGFIAALDQSGGSTPKALAEYGIQKDAYKNEEEMFDLVHEMRTRIMTSPCFTGDKVVGVILFEQTMEREVENMPTPDYLWQKKGILPFLKVDKGLEPLNEGVQLMKPIPELEKQLERARAKNIFGTKMRSVIKEANPEGIQKVISQQFEYGKQIIDAGLMPILEPEVDIHSPDKEESEKIMMTQILKHLNMLEEEQKIMLKLSIPSQDSFYSELVNHPKVLRVVALSGGYSRDEAVELLEKNPGVIASFSRALLGGLSAQQSDEAFDQVLNASIGKIYQASIT